The Acetomicrobium sp. S15 = DSM 107314 genome window below encodes:
- a CDS encoding LCP family protein yields MRWQRLLFIGIVLAAAIIGANWRLKDIVHPKAESIRKSVRYDEATGRINILVVGEDDTGDSHRADSIAIAMLDIEGKKVKLLSLPRDTRIDIPGRGWNKLGHAYSYGGIDLLKRTLVNYLGLPIHYYVVVGYDSFPKLVDLLGGVEIEVETRMRYVDRAGGLYIDIPPGRHLMNGDMALKYVRFRHDAMGDLGRIQRQHKFITALLKRMTDPQILPRLGELTKEMASMVKTDLSPSQALQVGLYFKDLSLDNIDISTLPGKPALISGVSYWLGDISQISAFLSGEIPSEAKVSFINQEGTRGTANASTSTPEGNQVLSKEKVESIKGPIAVLNGDGSKGLSAKIAQELHRLGIEVAYRGNARHFDYRYSNIIYPSKGAESKEEAQILAELLGIPKNLVRPSEAAAHVTIIVGHDYEKLLSRLRNLKIAP; encoded by the coding sequence ATGAGATGGCAGCGCTTACTCTTTATTGGCATAGTATTGGCTGCAGCTATAATCGGAGCCAATTGGAGACTAAAAGATATCGTCCACCCGAAAGCGGAAAGCATCAGAAAGAGTGTAAGGTATGATGAGGCAACAGGAAGGATTAACATATTAGTAGTGGGTGAGGACGATACAGGTGACTCGCACAGGGCCGATAGCATAGCAATAGCGATGCTCGACATAGAAGGCAAGAAGGTTAAACTCCTTTCATTGCCCAGAGACACGCGTATCGATATTCCCGGCAGAGGTTGGAATAAACTTGGGCACGCTTATTCTTACGGCGGCATTGATCTGCTTAAAAGGACATTGGTTAATTATCTGGGGCTGCCGATTCATTACTACGTAGTAGTAGGTTATGACTCCTTTCCGAAGCTCGTAGATCTTTTAGGTGGCGTAGAAATAGAGGTAGAAACCCGCATGAGATATGTCGATAGGGCCGGAGGACTCTACATTGACATACCGCCAGGTCGCCATTTGATGAACGGCGACATGGCGCTCAAATACGTTCGTTTTCGCCACGATGCCATGGGCGACTTGGGCCGCATACAAAGGCAGCATAAATTTATAACCGCACTGTTAAAGCGCATGACGGACCCTCAAATCTTGCCGCGCTTAGGGGAATTGACCAAGGAGATGGCTTCCATGGTAAAGACGGATCTATCCCCATCCCAAGCGCTACAGGTTGGCCTTTACTTCAAAGACCTATCGCTAGATAATATAGATATATCAACGCTGCCCGGAAAACCCGCGCTCATCTCTGGTGTAAGTTATTGGCTCGGAGACATAAGCCAAATTTCGGCGTTTCTTTCTGGTGAAATACCCAGCGAAGCGAAGGTGTCTTTCATCAATCAAGAAGGCACAAGAGGCACGGCGAATGCGTCAACCTCAACACCCGAAGGAAACCAAGTCTTGTCCAAGGAAAAAGTAGAAAGCATAAAGGGACCTATCGCGGTGCTCAACGGCGATGGAAGCAAAGGATTGAGCGCTAAGATCGCACAGGAATTGCACAGATTAGGTATAGAAGTTGCCTACAGGGGAAACGCAAGGCATTTCGATTATCGTTATAGCAACATCATATATCCATCCAAAGGCGCTGAATCTAAAGAGGAGGCCCAAATATTGGCAGAATTGCTTGGAATACCCAAAAACCTGGTGCGCCCTTCTGAAGCCGCTGCCCATGTCACGATCATAGTCGGTCACGACTACGAAAAACTCCTGTCGAGGCTTAGGAACTTAAAAATTGCTCCGTAA
- a CDS encoding phosphoglycerate kinase produces MKLKRVKPDQAKGKRVLARVDFNVPIKGGRISDDGRIVSHLEMIDALSGAGGRLTLVSHLGRPKGKTPELSLKPVATRLEELIEKPVTFVHDCIGDEVNAAISSLKDGDILLLENVRFYPQEEKNDPQFAKALALPHQMFVMDAFSAAHRAHASTRGVAEYLPSFAGSLMCREVEILSVVRDDPKHPFALILGGAKVSDKIGVIENMLSKVDVLIIGGGMAFTFLAAQGLSIGRSLCEHDKIDFAKEMLKSAKDKGVKLFLPVDVAVANEANESAERRIVPIDQIPEDQMGLDIGPETIKLFCQALTGIKTVLWNGPMGVFELPPFKNGTEAIAKKLSELTAEGALTVVGGGDTAAAIKAAGCERAVSHVSTGGGATLEFMEGKLLPGIEPLLEK; encoded by the coding sequence ATGAAGCTCAAAAGAGTTAAGCCAGATCAAGCAAAAGGCAAGAGGGTCTTGGCGCGGGTCGACTTTAACGTGCCTATAAAGGGCGGTCGCATCAGCGATGACGGCCGCATAGTTTCCCATTTGGAGATGATAGATGCGCTCTCTGGTGCCGGAGGCCGCCTGACGCTCGTGTCTCACCTCGGTCGCCCTAAAGGTAAAACGCCGGAGCTCTCCCTCAAGCCAGTAGCGACGAGATTGGAGGAGCTGATCGAAAAACCAGTGACCTTCGTTCATGATTGCATAGGCGATGAAGTAAACGCCGCTATCTCCTCCCTAAAAGACGGAGATATCCTCCTTCTGGAGAACGTGCGCTTTTATCCCCAAGAAGAGAAGAATGACCCGCAATTTGCCAAGGCCTTGGCCCTTCCTCATCAGATGTTCGTAATGGATGCCTTCAGCGCGGCTCACAGGGCTCACGCTTCGACGCGCGGCGTCGCCGAATATTTACCGTCTTTTGCAGGTTCTCTCATGTGTCGCGAAGTGGAGATTTTGAGCGTGGTGCGAGACGACCCAAAACACCCCTTCGCCTTGATATTGGGAGGCGCCAAGGTATCGGACAAGATAGGCGTGATAGAGAACATGTTGAGCAAGGTAGATGTGCTCATAATCGGTGGGGGCATGGCTTTTACTTTCCTGGCGGCGCAGGGCCTCAGCATCGGCAGGTCTTTATGCGAACACGACAAGATCGATTTCGCCAAGGAGATGCTGAAGAGCGCTAAAGATAAAGGAGTAAAGCTATTTTTGCCCGTAGATGTGGCAGTGGCCAACGAGGCGAACGAAAGCGCCGAGCGTCGGATAGTCCCAATCGATCAAATCCCCGAAGACCAGATGGGGCTCGACATAGGTCCAGAAACCATAAAACTATTCTGCCAGGCTTTGACGGGGATAAAAACAGTGCTGTGGAACGGGCCTATGGGCGTATTCGAGCTCCCTCCCTTTAAAAACGGTACCGAGGCCATTGCCAAGAAGCTCTCCGAATTGACGGCCGAGGGGGCACTTACTGTGGTAGGTGGGGGAGATACAGCTGCGGCAATCAAGGCTGCAGGTTGCGAAAGGGCCGTATCTCACGTTTCAACCGGAGGAGGGGCTACCTTGGAATTCATGGAGGGCAAGCTCCTTCCAGGCATAGAGCCTCTATTGGAAAAGTAG
- the rsfS gene encoding ribosome silencing factor has product MVKSKLNDKIASCEWLVEALEEKQGENMIAIDVSEVSVISDVFVLVTASSNVHMDALAETAVKALNEHCIQCYIEGNDSTRWRLIDGGSIIVHIFSREGRNFYALERIWGDAPMWQVDEM; this is encoded by the coding sequence TTGGTAAAGAGCAAGCTCAATGACAAGATAGCTTCATGCGAATGGCTCGTCGAAGCCTTAGAAGAGAAACAAGGCGAAAATATGATAGCCATCGATGTGAGCGAGGTTTCCGTTATAAGCGACGTATTTGTGCTCGTAACAGCGAGCTCCAACGTCCACATGGACGCCCTCGCTGAAACGGCCGTCAAAGCACTTAATGAACACTGCATACAATGCTATATCGAGGGCAACGATAGCACGAGGTGGCGCTTAATAGACGGCGGTTCCATAATAGTCCATATATTCAGCCGCGAAGGAAGAAATTTTTACGCGCTGGAGCGCATCTGGGGAGATGCGCCCATGTGGCAGGTCGACGAAATGTAA
- the tpiA gene encoding triose-phosphate isomerase, whose translation MERCVLLAGNWKMHKGPKETRSFLEDLDKVLELENGITEAIVSKKIELALFPPFISIPTLCDFNHKVIKWGGQNAHWEEKGAFTGEISIPMLLELGCSYVILGHSERRHIFGETDEMVSKKVTAALDHGLSPVLCVGETLDERNGGNAFSVIRRQLLSALEGVDSTKAAQIVVAYEPVWAIGTGRTASDTDAQEACSFIRSLFAERYGQDVASGVRILYGGSVNPKNAAGLLGQPDIDGALIGGASLSVESYIEIVKEALSVL comes from the coding sequence ATGGAGCGATGCGTTTTGTTGGCCGGAAATTGGAAGATGCACAAAGGCCCGAAAGAGACCCGTTCTTTTCTCGAGGATTTGGATAAAGTCTTAGAGCTGGAAAATGGAATAACTGAAGCGATCGTCTCCAAAAAGATTGAATTGGCTCTTTTCCCGCCATTTATAAGCATTCCTACACTTTGTGATTTTAATCACAAAGTGATAAAGTGGGGAGGGCAGAACGCGCATTGGGAGGAAAAAGGAGCCTTCACGGGCGAAATCTCGATTCCCATGCTCCTTGAACTCGGTTGTAGCTATGTCATACTTGGCCACAGCGAACGGCGTCACATATTCGGCGAAACCGACGAGATGGTAAGTAAAAAGGTAACCGCAGCGCTCGACCATGGGCTTTCTCCTGTATTGTGCGTGGGAGAAACGCTGGACGAAAGAAACGGCGGAAACGCCTTTTCGGTAATAAGGAGACAACTTCTTTCTGCGCTGGAGGGCGTCGATTCGACAAAGGCAGCACAAATTGTCGTAGCATATGAACCTGTATGGGCCATCGGCACGGGTCGCACAGCGAGCGACACCGATGCCCAAGAGGCTTGTAGTTTTATAAGAAGCCTATTTGCCGAACGCTACGGGCAAGATGTTGCATCAGGCGTACGCATTCTTTACGGAGGTAGCGTAAATCCCAAAAACGCCGCAGGCCTTCTGGGGCAACCGGACATCGATGGTGCTCTCATAGGAGGAGCGTCGCTTTCCGTTGAGAGCTATATCGAGATTGTCAAAGAAGCCCTATCGGTCCTGTAG